In Pongo abelii isolate AG06213 chromosome X, NHGRI_mPonAbe1-v2.0_pri, whole genome shotgun sequence, one DNA window encodes the following:
- the EBP gene encoding 3-beta-hydroxysteroid-Delta(8),Delta(7)-isomerase isoform X1, which yields MTTNAGPLHPYWPQHLRLDNFVPNDRPTWHILAGLFSVTGVLVVTTWLLSGRAAVVPLGTWRRLSLCWFAVCGFIHLVIEGWFILYYEDLLGDQAFLSQLWKEYAKGDSRYILGDNFTVCMETITACLWGPLSLWVVIAFLRQHPLRFILQLVVSVGQIYGDVLYFLTEHRDGFQHGELGHPLYFWFYFVFMNALWLVLPGVLVLDAVKHLTHAQSTLDAKARKAKSKKN from the exons ATGACTACCAACGCGGGCCCCTTGCACCCATACTGGCCTCAGCACCTAAGACTGGACAACTTTGTACCTAATGACCGCCCCACCTGGCATATACTGGCTGGCCTCTTCTCTGTCACAGGGGTCTTAGTCGTGACCACATGGCTGTTGTCAGGTCGTGCTGCGGTTGTCCCATTGGGGACTTGGCGGCGACTGTCCCTGTGCTGGTTTGCAGTGTGTGGGTTCATTCACCTGGTGATCGAGGGCTGGTTCATTCTCTACTACGAAGACCTGCTTGGAGACCAAGCCTTCTtatctcaactct gGAAAGAGTATGCCAAAGGAGACAGCCGATACATCCT GGGTGACAACTTCACAGTGTGCATGGAAACCATCACAGCTTGCCTGTGGGGACCACTCAGCCTGTGGGTGGTCATCGCCTTTCTCCGCCAGCATCCCCTCCGCTTCATTCTACAGCTTGTGGTCTCTGTGG GCCAGATCTATGGGGATGTGCTCTACTTCCTGACAGAGCACCGCGACGGATTCCAGCACGGGGAGCTGGGCCACCCTCTCTACTTCTGGTTTTACTTTGTCTTCATGAATGCCCTGTGGCTGGTGCTGCCTGGAGTCCTTGTGCTTGATGCTGTGAAGCACCTCACTCATGCCCAGAGCACGCTGGATGCCAAGGCCAGAAAAGCCAAGAGCAAGAAGAACTGA
- the TBC1D25 gene encoding TBC1 domain family member 25 isoform X1 codes for MATTSGASDLSGSGAPPPGVGAQAAAAAEEEEREVVRVRVKKCESFLPPEFRSFAVDPQITSLDVLQHILIRAFDLSGKKNFGISYLGRDRLGQEVYLSLLSDWDLSTAFATASKPYLQLRVDIRPSEDSPLLEDWDIISPKDVIGSDVLLAEKRSSLTTAALPFTQSILTQVGRTLSKVQQVLSWSYGEDVKPFKPPLSDAEFHMYLNHEGQLSRPEELRLRIYHGGVEPSLRKVVWRYLLNVYPDGLTGRERMDYMKRKSREYEQLKSEWAQRASPEDLEFIRSTVLKDVLRTDRAHPYYAGPEDGPHLRALHDLLTTYAVTHPQVSYCQGMSDLASPILAVMDHEGHAFVCFCGIMKRLAANFHPDGRAMATKFAHLKLLLRHADPDFYQYLQEAGADDLFFCYRWLLLELKREFAFDDALRMLEVTWSSLPPDPPEHEVELVGPPSQVADTGFGGHRGWPVRQRHMLRPAGGGGSTFEDAVDHLATASQGPGGGGRLLRQASLDGLQQLRDNMGSRRDPLVQLPHPAALISSKSLSEPLLNSPDPLLSSFSHPDSPSSSSPPSTQEASPTGDMAVGSPLMQEVGSPKDPGKSLPPVPPMGLPPPQEFGRGNPFMLFLCLAILLEHRDHIMRNGLDYNELAMHFDRLVRKHHLGRVLRRARALFADYLQSEVWDSEEGAEATAAS; via the exons ATGGCGACAACCTCCGGGGCCTCGGACTTGTCTGGCTCCGGAGCGCCCCCGCCCGGCGTGGGAGCTCAGGCGGCGGCGGCCGCTGAGGAGGAGGAGCGAGAAGTGGTGCGGGTCCGAGTCAAG AAATGTGAGAGCTTCTTGCCGCCAGAGTTCCGCTCTTTTGCTGTAGATCCCCAGATCACCTCGCTCGACGTGTTGCAGCACATCCTCATCCGAGCCTTTGATTTGAGTGG GAAGAAGAACTTTGGCATCAGCTACCTGGGCCGGGACCGGCTAGGACAGGAAGTTTACCTCTCACTTCTATCTGACTGGGACCTCAGCACAGCCTTTGCCACTGCCTCCAAACCTTACCTGCAATTGCGTGTAGATATTCGGCCCTCGGAGGACA GCCCATTGCTAGAAGACTGGGACATAATCAGCCCCAAAGATGTCATTGGCTCCGACGTGTTGCTGGCTGAGAAACGGTCATCACTGACGACTGCCGCCCTGCCCTTTACACAGTCCATCCTCACTCAG GTGGGCCGTACCTTGTCTAAGGTCCAACAAGTGCTGAGCTGGTCGTATGGGGAAGATGTCAAGCCCTTCAAGCCACCCCTGAGTGATGCTGAGTTTCACATGTACCTGAACCACGAGGGCCAGCTCTCCCGACCCGAGGAGTTGCGCCTGCGGATCTATCATGGCGGTGTGGAGCCCTCGCTGCGAAAG GTGGTGTGGCGGTACCTGCTGAACGTGTATCCAGATGGACTGACAGGCCGAGAGCGGATGGACTACATGAAACGCAAGAGCCGCGAGTATGAGCAGCTCAAGAGCGAGTGGGCCCAGCGAGCGAGCCCTGAGGACCTGGAGTTCATCCGCAGCACGGTCCTCAAGGATGTACTGCGCACTGACCGGGCCCACCCCTACTATGCGGGGCCTGAGGATGGCCCACATCTACGGGCGCTGCACGACCTGCTCACCACCTATGCCGTTACCCACCCACAGGTGTCCTACTGCCAGGGCATGAGTGACCTTGCCTCACCCATCCTCGCCGTCATGGACCATGAGGGCCATGCCTTTGTTTGCTTTTGTGGCATCATGAAGCGCCTGGCCGCCAACTTCCACCCTGACGGCCGTGCCATGGCCACCAAGTTTGCACACTTGAAGCTGTTGCTGCGACACGCTGACCCTGACTTTTACCAATACCTGCAAGAGGCAGGCGCTGATGACCTCTTCTTCTGTTACCGCTGGCTGCTGCTAGAGCTCAAGCGTGAGTTCGCCTTCGACGATGCCCTCCGCATGCTTGAGGTCACTTGGAGTTCGCTGCCCCCTGATCCTCCTGAACATGAGGTAGAGCTGGTTGGACCCCCCAGCCAAGTGGCAGACACTGGTTTTGGTGGCCACAGGGGGTGGCCCGTGCGACAGAGGCACATGCTGAGGCCTGCTGGTGGAGGAGGTAGTACTTTTGAAGATGCTGTTGACCACCTGGCCACAGCAAGTCAGGGGCCTGGTGGTGGGGGGCGTCTCCTGAGACAGGCCAGCTTGGATGGCCTCCAGCAACTCAGGGATAACATGGGCTCCAGGAGGGACCCTCTGGTCCAGCTGCCCCACCCAGCTGCCCTTATCAGCTCCAagtccctctctgagcctttatTGAACTCCCCAGACCCACTGCTCTCCTCCTTTTCCCACCCTGATTCCCCGTCTTCCTCATCTCCACCATCCACCCAGGAGGCCTCTCCCACTGGTGATATGGCTGTAGGATCCCCcttgatgcaagaggtaggctcccCAAAAGACCCTGGAAAGTCCCTGCCACCTGTACCACCAATGGGCCTGCCCCCGCCCCAGGAGTTTGGCCGGGGGAACCCATTCATGCTATTCCTCTGCCTGGCCATCCTGCTGGAGCACCGCGACCACATCATGCGCAATGGGCTGGATTATAACGAGCTGGCCATGCACTTTGACCGCCTTGTGCGAAAACACCACCTGGGGCGCGTCCTGCGCCGGGCCAGGGCTCTCTTTGCTGATTACCTGCAGTCAGAGGTGTGGGACTCAGAGGAGGGGGCTGAGGCCACAGCCGCATCTTGA
- the TBC1D25 gene encoding TBC1 domain family member 25 isoform X2: MLGTGQWATHLYGGCLAFVWKKNFGISYLGRDRLGQEVYLSLLSDWDLSTAFATASKPYLQLRVDIRPSEDSPLLEDWDIISPKDVIGSDVLLAEKRSSLTTAALPFTQSILTQVGRTLSKVQQVLSWSYGEDVKPFKPPLSDAEFHMYLNHEGQLSRPEELRLRIYHGGVEPSLRKVVWRYLLNVYPDGLTGRERMDYMKRKSREYEQLKSEWAQRASPEDLEFIRSTVLKDVLRTDRAHPYYAGPEDGPHLRALHDLLTTYAVTHPQVSYCQGMSDLASPILAVMDHEGHAFVCFCGIMKRLAANFHPDGRAMATKFAHLKLLLRHADPDFYQYLQEAGADDLFFCYRWLLLELKREFAFDDALRMLEVTWSSLPPDPPEHEVELVGPPSQVADTGFGGHRGWPVRQRHMLRPAGGGGSTFEDAVDHLATASQGPGGGGRLLRQASLDGLQQLRDNMGSRRDPLVQLPHPAALISSKSLSEPLLNSPDPLLSSFSHPDSPSSSSPPSTQEASPTGDMAVGSPLMQEVGSPKDPGKSLPPVPPMGLPPPQEFGRGNPFMLFLCLAILLEHRDHIMRNGLDYNELAMHFDRLVRKHHLGRVLRRARALFADYLQSEVWDSEEGAEATAAS, translated from the exons ATGCTGGGGACTGGCCAATGGGCCACCCACCTCTACGGTGGCTGTCTGGCCTTTGTTT GGAAGAAGAACTTTGGCATCAGCTACCTGGGCCGGGACCGGCTAGGACAGGAAGTTTACCTCTCACTTCTATCTGACTGGGACCTCAGCACAGCCTTTGCCACTGCCTCCAAACCTTACCTGCAATTGCGTGTAGATATTCGGCCCTCGGAGGACA GCCCATTGCTAGAAGACTGGGACATAATCAGCCCCAAAGATGTCATTGGCTCCGACGTGTTGCTGGCTGAGAAACGGTCATCACTGACGACTGCCGCCCTGCCCTTTACACAGTCCATCCTCACTCAG GTGGGCCGTACCTTGTCTAAGGTCCAACAAGTGCTGAGCTGGTCGTATGGGGAAGATGTCAAGCCCTTCAAGCCACCCCTGAGTGATGCTGAGTTTCACATGTACCTGAACCACGAGGGCCAGCTCTCCCGACCCGAGGAGTTGCGCCTGCGGATCTATCATGGCGGTGTGGAGCCCTCGCTGCGAAAG GTGGTGTGGCGGTACCTGCTGAACGTGTATCCAGATGGACTGACAGGCCGAGAGCGGATGGACTACATGAAACGCAAGAGCCGCGAGTATGAGCAGCTCAAGAGCGAGTGGGCCCAGCGAGCGAGCCCTGAGGACCTGGAGTTCATCCGCAGCACGGTCCTCAAGGATGTACTGCGCACTGACCGGGCCCACCCCTACTATGCGGGGCCTGAGGATGGCCCACATCTACGGGCGCTGCACGACCTGCTCACCACCTATGCCGTTACCCACCCACAGGTGTCCTACTGCCAGGGCATGAGTGACCTTGCCTCACCCATCCTCGCCGTCATGGACCATGAGGGCCATGCCTTTGTTTGCTTTTGTGGCATCATGAAGCGCCTGGCCGCCAACTTCCACCCTGACGGCCGTGCCATGGCCACCAAGTTTGCACACTTGAAGCTGTTGCTGCGACACGCTGACCCTGACTTTTACCAATACCTGCAAGAGGCAGGCGCTGATGACCTCTTCTTCTGTTACCGCTGGCTGCTGCTAGAGCTCAAGCGTGAGTTCGCCTTCGACGATGCCCTCCGCATGCTTGAGGTCACTTGGAGTTCGCTGCCCCCTGATCCTCCTGAACATGAGGTAGAGCTGGTTGGACCCCCCAGCCAAGTGGCAGACACTGGTTTTGGTGGCCACAGGGGGTGGCCCGTGCGACAGAGGCACATGCTGAGGCCTGCTGGTGGAGGAGGTAGTACTTTTGAAGATGCTGTTGACCACCTGGCCACAGCAAGTCAGGGGCCTGGTGGTGGGGGGCGTCTCCTGAGACAGGCCAGCTTGGATGGCCTCCAGCAACTCAGGGATAACATGGGCTCCAGGAGGGACCCTCTGGTCCAGCTGCCCCACCCAGCTGCCCTTATCAGCTCCAagtccctctctgagcctttatTGAACTCCCCAGACCCACTGCTCTCCTCCTTTTCCCACCCTGATTCCCCGTCTTCCTCATCTCCACCATCCACCCAGGAGGCCTCTCCCACTGGTGATATGGCTGTAGGATCCCCcttgatgcaagaggtaggctcccCAAAAGACCCTGGAAAGTCCCTGCCACCTGTACCACCAATGGGCCTGCCCCCGCCCCAGGAGTTTGGCCGGGGGAACCCATTCATGCTATTCCTCTGCCTGGCCATCCTGCTGGAGCACCGCGACCACATCATGCGCAATGGGCTGGATTATAACGAGCTGGCCATGCACTTTGACCGCCTTGTGCGAAAACACCACCTGGGGCGCGTCCTGCGCCGGGCCAGGGCTCTCTTTGCTGATTACCTGCAGTCAGAGGTGTGGGACTCAGAGGAGGGGGCTGAGGCCACAGCCGCATCTTGA